A region from the Desulfitobacterium dehalogenans ATCC 51507 genome encodes:
- a CDS encoding tetratricopeptide repeat protein gives MQKKTQKLTVYVIVGLLIISLVGTSFMFLGDMRPTVGKNYQDQINSLKQALEANPQDTQIRLSLADTYYDWGMQTLSQDMSEENLGATTSILQQAVAEYQEVLKTEKNVNILVDMATAAFYTSQNELADQTFQEALQEDPNFYNGLYNYGVFLYSQGNYGKAIEQWEKALTVENISKDNQDRLERNIKLAQEGIVQQFQQSGNGDSPDSNSEAK, from the coding sequence GTGCAGAAAAAAACCCAGAAATTAACCGTATATGTTATTGTGGGCTTACTGATTATCAGCTTGGTAGGAACTTCCTTTATGTTCTTGGGGGATATGCGTCCTACGGTTGGCAAAAATTATCAGGATCAAATTAATAGCTTAAAGCAGGCTCTGGAAGCGAATCCTCAGGATACTCAAATCCGCTTAAGTCTTGCCGATACTTACTATGATTGGGGTATGCAAACCTTATCCCAGGATATGTCGGAAGAAAATCTGGGAGCGACTACATCAATCCTTCAGCAGGCGGTGGCAGAGTACCAGGAGGTTCTGAAGACGGAGAAGAACGTCAATATTCTTGTCGATATGGCTACTGCCGCTTTTTATACAAGCCAAAATGAATTGGCTGATCAGACCTTCCAAGAGGCTTTGCAGGAGGATCCGAACTTTTATAATGGCCTTTATAATTACGGAGTTTTCCTGTATTCCCAAGGAAACTATGGCAAGGCTATTGAACAGTGGGAGAAGGCTTTAACTGTAGAAAATATTTCGAAGGACAATCAAGATCGGCTGGAGAGAAATATCAAACTGGCACAAGAAGGCATTGTTCAGCAATTTCAACAATCGGGAAATGGAGATTCACCCGACTCAAATTCTGAGGCTAAATAA
- a CDS encoding molybdopterin-containing oxidoreductase family protein — translation MTVLRSACPLNCPDSCGFVVEYSEDKGLQVHGDKKHPLTKGFICSKAQAQAQRVFSAERLRFPLLKDQGVFRRISWDEAYILLADKIEETLKEVGARGILHHYDYGHNGTLRELDRRFFQALGGVTEPRGSMCWGAGYRAQEIDFGGVLASDWTQVTQAKVIILWGRDPAITNLHMVPLLLEAKKAGARIVVINPVRVKSADFAQDYVQVNPGSDGVLAMGIAHIILREGWLDWDFVRRSVQGLEAFAQRAKEYNPERVAILTGISVEKQEELAQIISRTRPVTILAGYGLQRYSGGGNTLRAIDALLALTGNLGKSGAGIHYGNQYHGRHLNKVTMDRHRYQSRTFPHPFLAEEIRKADPPIRLAVVTRSNPLVQQPDSLLWREVWREIPFKVTFDITLTETARHSDMVLPVTTAFEEEDLIATSWSPILQLTQKIVEPQYEARSEAVIFTELAHRLGLGEAFPYTTEQWLEYVLAPLSEYGITLESLRKGPIRAPYIPEVAWEDLQFKTPSGKIELASEIALAEYGDAVADPLLEGSRDNLKVYQEFSKTQSQWDYPWYLITPHPHHSLHSQFQETEGFQLYIHPQLAEKHYLFTGDRALVETEHGQLLAWVSVSEDIHPQTVVIPEGGTVDGFGVNQLLAGKPSDFGESTPYYEARCQLRKWMVD, via the coding sequence ATGACCGTTCTGCGCTCAGCTTGTCCGCTGAATTGTCCAGACAGCTGCGGCTTTGTTGTTGAGTACAGTGAGGACAAAGGCCTGCAGGTTCATGGGGATAAGAAGCATCCCTTAACCAAAGGATTTATATGCTCAAAAGCTCAGGCTCAGGCGCAACGGGTCTTCTCGGCAGAAAGACTGCGTTTTCCTCTTCTTAAGGACCAAGGAGTATTTCGTCGGATCTCCTGGGATGAAGCCTATATCCTTTTAGCAGATAAAATAGAAGAGACCCTTAAAGAAGTGGGAGCCAGGGGAATTCTCCACCATTATGATTATGGACACAACGGGACATTAAGGGAGCTGGACCGGCGCTTCTTCCAAGCCTTAGGCGGGGTCACGGAGCCAAGGGGAAGTATGTGCTGGGGAGCAGGCTACCGGGCCCAAGAGATTGATTTCGGGGGAGTTTTGGCCAGCGATTGGACCCAGGTCACCCAAGCGAAGGTCATTATTCTTTGGGGACGGGATCCGGCTATTACAAATCTGCATATGGTGCCTCTTTTGCTTGAGGCCAAGAAGGCCGGCGCAAGGATCGTCGTGATTAATCCGGTGCGGGTAAAGAGTGCTGATTTTGCTCAGGATTATGTTCAGGTTAATCCCGGCAGTGATGGCGTCCTGGCTATGGGAATTGCCCATATCATTTTGCGGGAAGGCTGGCTGGATTGGGATTTTGTACGTCGTTCTGTCCAAGGGCTGGAAGCCTTTGCCCAAAGGGCGAAAGAATACAACCCGGAAAGAGTAGCCATATTGACCGGGATATCGGTTGAAAAACAAGAGGAATTAGCCCAGATCATAAGCCGCACCCGACCTGTAACTATCCTTGCCGGATATGGTTTGCAGCGATATAGTGGTGGGGGTAATACTCTCCGTGCCATTGATGCTCTTTTAGCGTTAACCGGCAACCTGGGGAAATCCGGAGCGGGCATCCATTATGGCAATCAATACCATGGACGTCATCTGAACAAAGTCACCATGGATCGCCATCGTTATCAGTCCCGGACGTTTCCCCATCCATTTTTGGCTGAAGAGATAAGAAAGGCCGATCCACCTATACGCCTGGCCGTAGTGACCCGATCCAACCCCTTGGTCCAGCAGCCCGATTCCCTACTTTGGCGGGAGGTCTGGCGGGAAATACCCTTTAAGGTGACCTTTGATATCACATTGACGGAGACTGCCCGCCATTCGGATATGGTTCTGCCTGTTACGACAGCTTTTGAAGAGGAGGACCTGATCGCCACCTCCTGGAGTCCCATTCTCCAGCTTACCCAGAAGATTGTAGAGCCCCAGTATGAAGCCAGGTCTGAGGCTGTGATTTTTACAGAACTGGCACATCGCCTGGGCCTGGGAGAGGCTTTTCCCTATACGACCGAGCAGTGGCTGGAATACGTTCTGGCCCCATTGTCAGAGTATGGAATAACTTTAGAGAGTTTAAGAAAGGGTCCTATTCGAGCCCCTTATATTCCTGAAGTAGCTTGGGAGGATTTGCAGTTTAAGACTCCCAGCGGAAAGATTGAGCTGGCTTCAGAGATAGCCCTGGCTGAATATGGGGATGCTGTAGCCGATCCCCTCCTTGAAGGTTCCCGGGATAACCTGAAAGTGTATCAGGAATTTTCAAAAACTCAAAGTCAATGGGATTATCCCTGGTATCTTATCACCCCTCATCCCCATCATTCCCTTCATTCCCAGTTCCAGGAGACAGAAGGCTTTCAACTTTATATTCATCCTCAACTCGCTGAGAAGCATTACCTCTTCACTGGGGATCGGGCCTTGGTAGAGACAGAGCATGGTCAACTTTTGGCTTGGGTGTCTGTCTCCGAAGACATTCACCCTCAAACGGTGGTTATACCCGAAGGAGGAACCGTAGATGGATTTGGGGTTAATCAACTGTTGGCGGGCAAACCTTCCGATTTCGGAGAAAGCACTCCCTATTACGAAGCACGGTGTCAGTTGCGCAAATGGATGGTGGACTAA
- the scfB gene encoding thioether cross-link-forming SCIFF peptide maturase produces the protein MFLEGYNLKKNVHSYQQGDLNIAYDVNSGSLHVLDKATFSILKVLERLQEENKPLHKEAVTAQLRAEDIHLSHEEAAEIFAEMEELQQEGVLFSKEAEEKGLAYPAKPIVKAICLHVAHDCNLRCNYCFAGTGAFGGDRGLMDLETGKKAIDFVLEASAHRKHCEVDFFGGEPLLNVQMVKDVVQYGKKAARDKGKTIKFTLTTNAVLLSEEIQNFLEQEDISVVLSIDGRPEVHDRMRPYANGKGSYAQVAPRLQQFAEKRPESSPYAVGTYYYARGTYTHHNLDFDKDVMHLLDLGMKQISLEPVVAQPSDPYAFQEGDLPEILKTYDRLGEELLARRYNGEDFSFFHFNVALDQGPCLPKRLSGCGAGHEYVAISPEGDLYPCHQFVGQEEFKMGSLGQESVPLNPEIIEKFRSAHIYSKPACRQCWARFSCSGGCHSANQAFSGRLNEVYALGCEFQKKRLEVALYMKIKEASLNNTQG, from the coding sequence ATGTTCCTTGAAGGATATAATCTTAAGAAAAATGTCCATAGCTATCAACAGGGTGATCTGAATATTGCCTATGATGTAAATTCCGGATCCCTGCATGTTTTAGATAAGGCGACCTTTTCAATCCTGAAGGTATTGGAAAGACTGCAAGAGGAGAATAAGCCTTTGCATAAGGAAGCGGTCACAGCACAGCTACGGGCAGAGGACATACATCTCTCTCATGAGGAGGCCGCTGAAATCTTTGCTGAGATGGAAGAGCTGCAGCAGGAGGGTGTCTTATTCTCTAAGGAAGCAGAGGAAAAAGGCCTTGCTTATCCGGCGAAGCCCATTGTAAAAGCTATCTGTCTTCACGTGGCTCACGATTGCAACCTGCGCTGTAATTACTGCTTTGCAGGAACAGGTGCCTTCGGGGGAGATCGGGGTCTTATGGACCTGGAAACCGGGAAGAAGGCCATTGACTTTGTTCTGGAGGCTTCCGCTCATCGTAAACATTGTGAAGTGGACTTTTTTGGCGGTGAGCCCCTTCTGAATGTTCAAATGGTAAAAGATGTTGTCCAGTACGGGAAAAAAGCAGCGCGGGACAAAGGCAAGACCATTAAGTTTACCCTAACCACCAATGCGGTGCTTTTAAGCGAAGAAATACAGAACTTTCTGGAGCAGGAAGATATCAGTGTCGTACTCAGTATTGACGGCCGTCCGGAAGTTCATGACCGCATGCGTCCCTATGCCAATGGTAAAGGAAGCTATGCCCAAGTGGCTCCACGCCTCCAGCAGTTCGCAGAGAAACGTCCTGAGAGCTCTCCCTACGCCGTAGGTACTTATTATTATGCCCGGGGAACCTATACCCACCATAACCTGGACTTTGACAAGGACGTAATGCATTTGCTGGATCTGGGTATGAAGCAAATATCCCTGGAACCTGTAGTGGCCCAACCCAGTGATCCCTATGCTTTTCAGGAAGGGGATCTTCCTGAGATTTTAAAGACCTATGATCGTTTAGGGGAAGAATTGTTGGCTCGCCGTTACAATGGTGAAGATTTTAGCTTTTTCCATTTTAATGTAGCCCTTGATCAGGGACCTTGTCTGCCCAAACGCCTCTCCGGCTGCGGAGCCGGCCATGAGTATGTGGCTATTTCACCGGAAGGGGATCTCTATCCCTGCCATCAATTTGTTGGCCAGGAGGAGTTCAAGATGGGTTCTCTTGGGCAAGAAAGTGTCCCTCTTAATCCGGAGATCATCGAAAAATTTCGTTCCGCCCATATCTACAGCAAACCTGCCTGCCGTCAATGCTGGGCACGTTTTTCCTGCAGCGGTGGCTGCCACTCGGCCAACCAGGCCTTTAGCGGTCGACTTAACGAAGTCTATGCTTTAGGCTGTGAGTTCCAGAAGAAGCGCCTCGAGGTAGCGCTCTATATGAAAATTAAAGAGGCTTCATTGAATAACACTCAAGGCTAA
- the scfA gene encoding six-cysteine ranthipeptide SCIFF, translated as MAKHIQTVVKANLSETLKTGGCGECQTSCQSACKTSCTVGNQVCVK; from the coding sequence ATGGCAAAACATATTCAAACGGTTGTTAAAGCCAATTTAAGTGAAACCTTGAAAACAGGTGGCTGCGGAGAGTGTCAAACTTCCTGTCAATCTGCCTGCAAAACATCCTGTACTGTAGGAAATCAAGTCTGTGTGAAGTAG
- a CDS encoding ABC transporter ATP-binding protein: MLKVDNINVFYGAIHAIKGISLEVNEGEIVTLIGANGAGKSTVLKTISGLLRTKTGGINFLGKDITSTAPHKIVERGLAHVPEGRRIFLQMTVQENLEMGAYTCPSGGIEAELEKIYALFPRLLERRKQVAGTLSGGEQQMLAIGRALMSKPKLLMLDEPSMGLAPILVEQIFTIIQEMNKAGTTVLLVEQNAQMALSIADRAYVLETGSISISGTGRELAESDEIRKAYLGG; encoded by the coding sequence ATGTTGAAAGTTGATAATATAAACGTCTTTTACGGTGCTATACACGCCATCAAGGGGATCTCCCTGGAGGTCAACGAAGGTGAGATCGTGACTCTGATCGGGGCCAATGGAGCCGGAAAGAGCACCGTCCTAAAAACTATTTCCGGCTTGCTGCGCACCAAGACCGGTGGTATAAACTTCTTGGGAAAAGACATCACGTCCACGGCACCCCACAAGATTGTAGAACGCGGTTTGGCTCATGTCCCTGAAGGCCGGCGAATTTTTCTGCAAATGACCGTCCAGGAAAATCTGGAAATGGGCGCATATACCTGTCCTTCCGGCGGTATCGAGGCCGAATTGGAAAAGATCTACGCTCTGTTTCCACGACTTCTGGAACGCCGCAAACAGGTTGCGGGCACGCTTTCCGGAGGGGAGCAGCAGATGCTGGCTATTGGCAGGGCGCTGATGAGCAAGCCCAAACTTCTGATGCTGGATGAGCCCTCCATGGGCCTTGCGCCGATACTGGTGGAGCAGATCTTCACCATTATCCAGGAGATGAACAAGGCCGGAACCACTGTGCTTCTTGTGGAGCAGAATGCCCAGATGGCCCTGTCTATTGCTGATAGAGCCTATGTTCTGGAGACCGGCTCCATCTCCATTTCCGGCACCGGCCGGGAACTGGCCGAGAGCGATGAGATCCGCAAGGCCTATCTGGGAGGCTGA
- a CDS encoding ABC transporter ATP-binding protein — MDKGDVNMLPVLEARDLGINFGGLMAVNGFNMAIGRTEIAGLIGPNGAGKTTVFNLLTKVYQPTHGTILLDGRDTQNMNTVQINKAGIARTFQNIRLFSNLSVEDNVKLGMHNHIHYGMWNGILRLPAYWKGEKQAHEKAMELLSIFDMESLAGKQAGSLPYGAQRRLEIVRALATKPLLLLLDEPAAGMNPSETAELMDNIVKIRDTFQIAIMLIEHDMNLVMGICEKISVLNFGKVIANGNPSEIRNNPQVIEAYLGKKREG; from the coding sequence ATGGATAAGGGTGATGTGAACATGCTGCCGGTGCTGGAAGCCCGGGACCTGGGTATAAACTTTGGCGGACTTATGGCTGTCAATGGTTTCAACATGGCTATCGGACGTACGGAGATAGCCGGACTCATTGGCCCCAACGGCGCAGGAAAGACGACTGTGTTCAATCTGCTCACTAAAGTATATCAGCCTACCCATGGCACCATCCTGTTGGATGGACGTGACACGCAGAATATGAACACAGTACAAATTAACAAAGCCGGTATCGCCCGGACCTTTCAAAACATACGCCTTTTCTCGAATCTATCGGTTGAGGACAATGTAAAGCTTGGCATGCATAATCATATCCACTACGGTATGTGGAATGGTATCCTCCGTCTCCCTGCTTACTGGAAAGGCGAGAAGCAGGCACATGAGAAGGCCATGGAGCTTTTGTCCATCTTCGATATGGAGAGCTTGGCGGGGAAACAGGCGGGATCCCTGCCCTACGGCGCTCAACGCAGACTAGAGATAGTCCGTGCCTTAGCCACGAAACCCTTGCTACTGCTCCTGGATGAACCTGCCGCCGGGATGAACCCTTCCGAGACAGCCGAATTAATGGATAATATCGTGAAGATTCGTGATACCTTCCAGATCGCAATTATGCTCATCGAGCACGACATGAATCTGGTCATGGGCATCTGCGAGAAAATAAGTGTGCTTAATTTCGGTAAAGTCATCGCTAACGGCAACCCCAGCGAGATCAGGAACAACCCTCAGGTCATCGAAGCTTATTTAGGCAAGAAGAGGGAGGGCTGA
- a CDS encoding branched-chain amino acid ABC transporter permease, producing MIVLKKSTRKNLTTYALVIVAYIIVQLLISGGNISSSLQGQLVPICAYVILAISLNLTVGILGELSLGHAGFMSIGAFAGVVACISLEQIIPITILRLIVSLIVGAFFAGVAGFLIGIPVLRLKGDYLAIVTLAFGEIIKNIINILYVGLDKAGLHVSFLSDANALNLGDGGRVIIDGPLGITGIPKLSTFTIGFVLILITLFIVLNLIDSRSGRAIMALRDNRIAAESVGIHITKYKLMAFVTSAALAGAAGTLFAMNYSTIIASKFGFNTSILILVFVVLGGLGNIRGSIIAATLLTILPELLRQFNSYRMLLYAIVLILIMLATNNDAFKSHLQALKERLLPAKFRKEKGGTENG from the coding sequence ATGATCGTATTGAAAAAATCGACACGTAAAAACCTCACTACTTACGCCTTAGTTATAGTGGCTTATATTATTGTCCAATTGCTTATAAGCGGCGGCAATATCAGCTCCTCCCTTCAAGGGCAGCTGGTTCCCATCTGCGCTTATGTGATCTTGGCTATTTCACTGAACCTGACCGTAGGCATACTGGGTGAGCTGTCTTTAGGCCACGCGGGTTTTATGAGTATCGGTGCCTTTGCGGGTGTCGTGGCTTGCATAAGCCTGGAGCAGATCATACCCATCACGATCCTGCGCTTGATCGTATCTCTTATCGTAGGTGCTTTTTTCGCCGGAGTAGCCGGTTTCCTGATCGGAATACCTGTCCTGCGTCTTAAAGGCGACTATTTGGCCATCGTCACTCTGGCTTTCGGAGAAATTATAAAAAATATTATCAACATCCTTTATGTAGGGTTGGATAAAGCGGGGCTGCATGTTAGCTTTCTTAGCGACGCCAATGCCCTGAACCTTGGTGACGGCGGCAGAGTCATTATCGACGGACCTCTGGGCATCACAGGTATACCCAAGCTTTCCACTTTTACCATCGGTTTTGTCCTCATACTGATTACTCTGTTTATCGTACTGAATCTGATTGACAGCCGTTCGGGACGGGCAATTATGGCCTTGCGCGACAACCGCATTGCAGCGGAGAGTGTGGGTATTCATATCACTAAGTATAAGCTGATGGCTTTTGTCACCTCCGCCGCCCTGGCTGGTGCCGCAGGTACTTTGTTTGCCATGAATTATTCCACCATCATTGCCTCTAAGTTCGGTTTCAATACCTCGATCCTGATTCTTGTTTTTGTGGTCCTGGGAGGTCTGGGTAATATTCGGGGCTCGATTATCGCCGCCACCCTACTGACCATACTCCCTGAGCTGCTGCGTCAGTTTAACAGCTACCGCATGCTTTTATATGCAATCGTTCTCATCCTGATCATGCTGGCCACCAACAATGATGCCTTTAAGAGCCATTTGCAAGCTTTAAAAGAAAGGCTGCTTCCTGCAAAGTTCAGAAAAGAAAAGGGGGGCACGGAAAATGGATAA
- a CDS encoding branched-chain amino acid ABC transporter permease, translating into MTFLSFLISGLSLGSVYAIIALGYTMVYGIAKMLNFAHGDVIMVGAYVCFFATTRGNLHPVFGVLLAMVVCTILGVVIERLAYKPLRAATSLAVLITAIGVSYFLQNSALLLWSSNPKVFTSVVGNASLKLFDGQLTISVIAIVTIVACLIIMAALTWFTGKTKMGKAMRACSEDKGAAQLMGINVNFTISVTFAIGSALAAIAGVLLCSAYPTLMPTTGSMPGIKAFTAAVLGGIGSIPGAMIGGILLGVIEIFGKGYISTQLSDAIVFSVLILTLLIKPTGLLGKKINEKV; encoded by the coding sequence ATGACCTTTCTCTCTTTTCTGATCAGCGGACTCAGTCTTGGCAGCGTCTATGCCATCATAGCTCTGGGCTATACAATGGTCTACGGCATTGCCAAAATGCTGAACTTTGCCCATGGCGATGTGATCATGGTCGGTGCCTATGTTTGCTTTTTCGCTACCACACGTGGGAATCTGCACCCAGTCTTCGGTGTGCTTCTGGCCATGGTGGTATGTACTATCCTGGGGGTGGTCATAGAGCGCCTGGCCTACAAGCCGCTTAGAGCGGCAACCTCCTTGGCCGTGCTTATCACTGCTATCGGTGTGAGCTATTTTCTGCAGAATTCCGCTTTGCTGCTCTGGTCTTCTAATCCTAAGGTGTTCACTTCCGTAGTAGGAAATGCCTCCCTGAAGCTTTTCGACGGCCAGCTGACCATCTCTGTTATCGCTATCGTCACGATAGTCGCCTGTCTTATCATTATGGCCGCCCTGACCTGGTTCACCGGAAAGACCAAAATGGGTAAGGCTATGCGCGCCTGCTCAGAGGACAAGGGGGCGGCTCAGTTGATGGGCATCAACGTTAACTTCACCATCTCCGTTACCTTTGCCATCGGCTCTGCCCTGGCGGCGATTGCCGGCGTTCTCCTTTGCTCTGCTTATCCCACCTTGATGCCCACCACGGGCTCCATGCCCGGCATCAAGGCTTTCACTGCCGCCGTGCTTGGCGGAATCGGTTCCATACCCGGCGCTATGATCGGCGGTATACTGCTGGGTGTCATCGAGATATTCGGCAAGGGTTATATCTCCACCCAGCTTTCCGATGCCATCGTGTTCTCCGTCCTTATTCTTACTTTGTTGATCAAGCCCACCGGTCTTCTGGGCAAAAAGATCAACGAGAAAGTATGA
- a CDS encoding ABC transporter substrate-binding protein: MKRMFGILFSLVLTVGLLSGCGGTEKPPAETPNAGGKEPAATAFKIGGTGPLTGGAAIYGNAAKNGAQIAVEEINALGGIQFELKYEDDEHDAEKAVNAYNKLKDWGVQMTLGSVTSTPGVATSAEMFNDRIFALTPSASAPAVTEGKDNVYQMCFADPNQGSASAQYIADKKLGTKIAVIYKNDDVYSKGIYNTFVSKAKELNLAIVSTTTFTEDSQTDFSVQLADAKKNGADLIFLPMYYTPASLILQQAKSMDYSPKYFGVDGMDGILTLENFDTSLAEGVMLLTPFSADATDERTVNFVKKYQELFKETPNQFAADGYDVVYAYKKAIETAGITPDMKAADICEKLVQVFPTISVDGLTGEKMTWAKTGEVSKTPKGMVIEKGTYVGMD, from the coding sequence ATGAAAAGAATGTTCGGTATCCTATTCTCTCTCGTCCTGACCGTAGGCCTTTTGTCAGGTTGCGGAGGCACGGAAAAGCCTCCTGCTGAAACACCCAACGCAGGCGGCAAAGAACCGGCTGCAACCGCCTTTAAGATTGGCGGTACCGGTCCTCTGACCGGCGGAGCAGCCATTTACGGCAACGCGGCCAAGAATGGCGCGCAGATTGCTGTGGAAGAGATTAATGCCCTGGGTGGCATCCAGTTCGAACTCAAATATGAAGATGACGAGCATGACGCCGAGAAGGCCGTTAATGCTTACAATAAGCTGAAGGACTGGGGCGTGCAGATGACCCTCGGCTCCGTGACCAGCACGCCTGGTGTGGCCACCAGTGCTGAGATGTTTAACGATCGTATATTTGCCCTGACTCCCTCCGCATCCGCTCCCGCTGTCACTGAGGGCAAGGATAATGTCTATCAGATGTGCTTCGCCGACCCCAACCAGGGTTCAGCTTCCGCTCAGTATATCGCTGACAAAAAGCTTGGCACAAAAATTGCGGTTATCTACAAGAATGACGATGTCTATTCCAAGGGAATCTATAATACTTTCGTTAGCAAAGCCAAAGAACTGAACCTGGCGATTGTTTCCACAACCACCTTCACCGAGGACAGCCAGACCGACTTTTCCGTTCAGCTGGCCGACGCTAAGAAAAATGGCGCAGATTTAATCTTCCTGCCTATGTATTATACACCGGCCTCTCTGATACTCCAGCAGGCTAAGTCTATGGACTACTCCCCCAAGTACTTCGGTGTGGACGGCATGGACGGCATTCTGACTCTGGAGAACTTTGATACATCCTTGGCTGAAGGCGTTATGCTGCTGACTCCCTTCAGTGCCGATGCTACCGATGAGCGCACCGTCAACTTCGTCAAGAAATATCAAGAACTATTTAAAGAGACTCCCAACCAGTTCGCTGCCGACGGTTATGATGTCGTGTATGCCTACAAGAAAGCCATTGAGACTGCAGGCATCACCCCTGATATGAAGGCCGCCGATATCTGTGAGAAACTGGTCCAAGTATTCCCTACTATTTCTGTTGACGGACTTACCGGTGAGAAAATGACATGGGCCAAGACTGGTGAAGTTTCTAAGACACCTAAAGGAATGGTCATAGAAAAGGGTACCTACGTCGGTATGGACTAA
- a CDS encoding adenylosuccinate synthase gives MASVVLIGTQWGDEGKGKVTDFLAEKADLVVRYQGGNNAGHTVVANGEEFKLHLIPSGILYEDKTCVIGNGVVVDPKVLLEELDYLAERKVKTGKLLISSNAHVIMPYHRLLDSLEEESRGEHKIGTTKRGIGPAYMDKILRIGIRIMDLIDVEEFSDKLRRNLQEKNNLLTKVYGVEPLDYDTIYREYSAYAQRIRNFVADSSLVVDESLKAGEKILFEGAQGTLLDLDHGTYPYVTSSHPIAGGACIGAGVGPTRINRVVGVIKAYTTRVGEGPFPTELGDESGELMRQKGHEFGTTTGRARRCGWFDAVIARYAVRVSGISDFALMKLDVLSGFDKIKICVGYRINNEVIYEFPQSQKLFKVCEPVYEVMEGWHEDITGVTRFEDLPKAAQEYVRRIELLTETQITLIAVGPGREQTIVRGEIF, from the coding sequence ATGGCATCCGTAGTGTTAATAGGTACTCAATGGGGTGATGAGGGAAAAGGAAAGGTGACAGATTTCCTCGCGGAAAAAGCAGATTTAGTCGTCCGCTATCAAGGGGGAAATAACGCCGGCCACACCGTCGTTGCCAACGGAGAAGAGTTTAAACTTCATTTGATCCCTTCAGGAATTCTATATGAAGATAAGACCTGCGTTATCGGCAACGGAGTAGTGGTTGATCCTAAGGTGTTGCTGGAAGAGCTGGATTATTTGGCCGAACGGAAAGTAAAAACCGGAAAACTCCTGATCAGCTCTAACGCTCATGTCATCATGCCTTATCATCGGTTACTTGATTCTTTAGAAGAAGAGTCTCGCGGAGAGCATAAGATAGGAACCACCAAGCGTGGAATCGGCCCAGCCTATATGGACAAAATCTTACGAATTGGCATTCGGATCATGGACTTAATTGACGTGGAAGAATTTTCCGACAAGCTCCGTCGCAATCTGCAGGAGAAGAATAACCTCTTGACGAAAGTTTACGGTGTTGAACCTCTGGACTATGATACCATCTATAGGGAGTATTCCGCCTATGCCCAAAGGATTCGAAATTTTGTAGCGGACAGCTCTTTAGTCGTTGATGAGTCTCTAAAAGCTGGGGAAAAGATCTTATTCGAAGGAGCACAAGGTACTCTTCTGGATCTGGATCATGGAACCTATCCTTATGTCACTTCGTCCCATCCCATTGCCGGAGGGGCCTGTATCGGCGCAGGAGTTGGCCCTACCCGTATTAATCGGGTGGTGGGAGTCATTAAAGCCTATACCACTCGTGTCGGGGAAGGACCATTCCCCACCGAGTTAGGGGATGAGTCTGGGGAACTCATGCGTCAGAAGGGTCATGAATTCGGCACTACTACCGGCCGGGCACGTCGGTGTGGTTGGTTTGATGCAGTGATTGCCCGCTATGCTGTGCGAGTCAGTGGAATCTCTGATTTCGCCTTGATGAAATTAGATGTTTTGTCTGGTTTTGATAAAATTAAAATCTGCGTGGGTTACCGCATCAATAACGAAGTGATTTATGAATTTCCGCAAAGTCAGAAGCTGTTTAAGGTGTGTGAGCCCGTCTATGAGGTTATGGAGGGCTGGCATGAGGATATCACAGGGGTGACTCGTTTTGAGGATTTGCCGAAGGCGGCCCAGGAGTATGTCAGGCGGATCGAACTCCTCACGGAAACCCAGATTACCCTCATTGCGGTCGGACCTGGGAGGGAACAAACCATTGTCCGGGGTGAAATTTTTTAA